A single genomic interval of Brevibacillus brevis harbors:
- a CDS encoding biotin transporter BioY, with product MRNERLRWLLLSAIFAAMTAVLSQVTIPLPLIPITAQTLAVGLTATILGKRYGTLALVIYVLLGAVGLPVFSEAKGGLQVLVGKSGGYIFGFIATAYVTGLYLEKTRFTLKNAIIANIIGMFVTLAFGTVQLKYVMDIPWDKAVAFGVTPFLVVGVVKAVLASLIGIKVRERLIASRLLRTDQPVTR from the coding sequence ATGAGAAACGAACGCTTGAGATGGCTGTTGCTCTCTGCCATCTTTGCTGCAATGACTGCGGTATTGTCGCAGGTGACTATTCCCTTGCCGTTAATTCCGATTACCGCGCAAACGTTAGCAGTAGGGCTGACGGCGACTATTTTGGGAAAACGATACGGGACACTGGCTTTGGTTATTTACGTTTTGCTCGGTGCAGTCGGATTACCTGTATTCAGCGAGGCAAAAGGCGGCTTGCAAGTATTGGTCGGCAAATCCGGCGGGTACATATTTGGGTTTATTGCAACCGCTTATGTGACCGGGCTTTACTTGGAGAAAACAAGATTCACCTTGAAAAACGCCATCATCGCCAACATCATTGGCATGTTTGTCACACTCGCTTTTGGTACTGTACAGCTCAAATACGTCATGGACATTCCATGGGATAAAGCTGTCGCTTTTGGTGTAACTCCTTTCCTCGTTGTAGGGGTTGTCAAAGCAGTTCTGGCTTCTCTGATTGGCATTAAGGTACGCGAGCGACTGATTGCTTCTCGTCTGTTGCGCACAGATCAACCAGTTACACGATAA